The segment AAAAAGTACTCTTCTTTTCGAACGGAAAGGCGAAAAAAAGCTGGAGCtgaaaaactgaaaacGGGAAACGACTATTAAGCACAAGCATGTATGTGTAGACTACTTCAGTAAAAGAGGAAGTTATTTGAGAGCGGCGCCTTCCTTGTTACACAAAACTTTAATCAAAAATCATGCATCAGCAACAACACTCCGTATGTTTTCCTTCCTATCTTCCTTCGTGGCAATAGCCTTcccttttgaattttttactaacaTTATACTAACCATGCTTCCTTTTTAAACAAAGAAATCAGAGAACAAACCACAACagcaaaggaaaaaattcgAAGGCCCTAAAAGAGAAGCTATCTTGGATTTAGCTAAGTATAAAGACTCCAAAATACGCGTCAAACTAATGGGTGGTAAATTAGTTATAGGCGTCCTAAAAGGCTATGAtcaattgatgaatttggtCCTTGATGATACCGTAGAATACATGTCTAATcctgatgatgaaaacaaCACTGAACTGATCTCCAAAAACGCAAGAAAACTAGGTTTGACCGTCATAAGAGGTACTATTCTGGTCTCTTTAAGTTCCGCCGAAGGTTCTGATGTACTATATATGCAAAACTAGGTTTAATAAGATAATCTCATATAAACTCCCTTTCATacgtttgaaaaaaaaccaaatcGTGGTATGGCATTTTCTTTACATATTCATAATACCTGACATATTATGCGCTACATAATTTTGTcctctatttttttttcaccgcGGTTTGAAGTCAAAGTCAGAGAATAAGGAAAAACGAAACCAAGCTAAGATCATTGTATAAGGGAAGCCGCTCGATATCTATCAATACTTTATTAACTTCCGAGCATTTTGGGTAATCAAAAAGATACAAGCGTACATATACACACACGGACACACACACATACACACACACTCACTAGAATCTTAACTATTTACAGatctgtttctttttcaccCAGTATGAGCAATACTAAGCATACCACCTCTCATCATATAGAATTTAAAAGGATCATTAACCTTGCTCTTTTATTCATAATAATAGCGTTAATATCTCGGAACTCAGTATACTTTAAAACGGCACTCCAGGAATTAATCTCACGATTTTACAGAAACAATTCAGACTCTGTTGGTAATAATCGCGGACCAATATCTATTTTCTCGGAAAACTTGATAGACTTTGATGATGTTAACATGGTCGATAAGACGAGGCTATTAgtttttctatttttctgtttcatCATTACTATACCGTTTATGGTATAAATGAGAAAAGTTTAAACTAATCGGTTTTCATCTGAAACAAATTTTAACGCTACTATAGCTACAACCGGCAACTGTTTAATTCATCGGTAGTTTCCTTTTCCGTTAAGTACATGCATATGAAGcccaaaattttcaagttGAAAAGCATGTATTTACCCATTCGGGAAATTTACATGACACCGACGCAATAAGGAACGCCCAACAATCAcacgaaaatgaaacatGCATGTCAGGCGGTAAAAGggcaaaaaaataagcaaCAGCCATTATGTTACCAGAGAgttttgtatataaatatcaGGTAGGTAGCCATTTTATTTTACCAtagttcttcttcttttttcttatccATTCATTGTAATCAATAGAGACATCAAAGAACTATTCTCGCTACACAACAAGAAATATTAACCCTAATGCAACCGATTACCACCATTTCTACTCAAGCAACTCAAAAGGATAAATCCTCTGAGAAGAAAGATAATTATATAATCAAGGGCCTCTTCTGGGATCCCGCCTGTGTTATTGCCTGATGTCTCATAACACCTAAAAAGTCAAATTATCATTTTacctttcttttattacATGTTGCTGGCAAACTAATTTATTCTATTTCTCCCCCTCATTAGCTCATTTCTTCATACttttatacatatatatctgTAATTACTCTCTTTAAAagaccaattttttttcatgtttttcttttcctggTTAGCTTTTTACCAAATAGCTGGAGGAAGAAGTAGGCGGCTACTacattcaattttttttcattacaTTTTTTGACTATTATTTAATCATTACAAAACATGTCTATTTCATAAATTCGTAAGTTCGTTAGTTTTACCGTAAgagtgaaaaagttttaaaCCGGTTTTTAAAAACCCGCACGATCCCACTATGTACGGTTTTAAATAATGGTTTTTCACTAGCATTAAGTCCGTACTGCTTTCACCGCCACAGGTTCTTATAGGTGGATTATTCGTCTCGAATGTTGGTGGCAGCGCTGGTTTGAATATAATCTTTCCTACCCATGGGTGGTCTTCTGTTAACGGTTTGATACATCTTAATGAGTCTTTAATATATCTTTTCCTTGAAACTAGTTGTGCTGCTGGTGCCCACTTCGAGTCGTCACTGAACCCCCTTTTAATACCACATTTTAGTGATAATCTCTTTGGAAAATCATGATTCATACAATTAGCCACGGAAAAGTTTCTTGTACTGAATATCGTTCCATACTGAACATTCGCGTTCTCATAATGGGATTGTCTTTCATCCAAATACATCAGCCTATTGATGTCATCATCCTCGACGTATCCATCTTCGTCATCCTCTTCGTAATTCacatcttcttcgtcatcatcttcatcttcaccgCCATTATTTAACTCTTCTTCACGAATCGTACGCTCAGAAAAATTCGAAACAGATGACCTTCGCGGGCCCTCATACTGCGGTTCAGGAATCTTGGTTTTCAGAACTGATCGATCACAATGCAAAGGATCCATGGGGTTTGAACTTGACCTGCTCCTGAAATTTTCATGAATGGATGATTGTAACGTAAAGACAGAATGTGCTACAGGTGAAAAAGTTGGGGACAGTGCAGATGTATTGGTATTAGTAGTATCACCGTTGTCATCGATCTCTTCTTGAACGCTATTCAATTCGCTCGATCTCCTTTTTTGCCCAATGTTCATATTAGAGTTTTTTCTCGAACTAGAAtctgttttgaaaaagttcctTAGTTTCGATGTAAATAAGCCACATAATTCACCTTGAGAACTTTCCCGTGCCAACGAACCAGAGTTAGTAGGCCCGTCTGTATCACAACTCTCATCAGACACAGGGGGATGCAGCAAGCTTAAACTTCTTGATCTGGATTTGTTTGTTGGACGTTCTTTGGCGGTAGCAACTTTTGTTACAACAGAAGAGGTGTGTGATCTTCTTAAAAGTAAAGAGTGCGGTTGTGAATCGTTTCTATCACTGCTTTGCTTACCCTTGCCcttatttttgttcttattGTGTTGCTTAAGTCTTCTTGTTCTCGGATGTCTTCTTCTGGGAACGCTTCTATAGGTGGGCATTTCCCTCAGTTCCAGATCTAAGGACAGTGATATACCCATGTTCAAATACATAGCCCAATAGATCAATTCGTCAACATGAGAAAACTGTATTAAAAACTGCTGTCCCTCACAGCGCATTCTTAAAACAAAATCTCTAGAGGAATAGTCTATGGGCAGACCAACTTTTGCACATTGCAGGGAGTAACTCTTGGAGAGGCGCTCATTTGATAGGAATCTCCGCTCATTTTGTGCTATTTCCCCGCATATTCTTTCCTTATCATATTTATCGAATTGGTAAGTGGTTTTTGTAGTGAACGCATTCAACAATGACCGAGCTGAATGATGACGATCGCTGGCATTTTTGGAATGATGAGAAGGGTCAAATATATCGCCACCACGATAGTTCTTAATATGTTTGGTTAATGACTCAtcgataaagaaaaaatttatctGCGTAGAGTTTATTTGAAGGATAAAGTTGTTCCATAATCGGGAAGTAGCATTTTCAAAGGGCGATAACTTCTCCATCTTCATAGACACCACAGTGTAGTGTTCTACAGACGGCGTATAACTTGGGGGCTTCACAGAAGTGAGGCACGGACGACAATGCTCATATATAGGGTACCTGATGACTTTAGACGGATTTGCGGATTCATAGCACGGAGGTTGTACAGGGTACGGATCTATGCAGTAAAGCATATTATTATCGACCATATCAACATCCACTTCAGATCGTGGCCGCACTATTTCATTCATGACGTTTGTGTCAATGTCCGTTATACTATCGATATGGTTAAAAGTCACTTTCGGAAGCGGAGAATCCAGAATAGAAGTACTAGTATTGCTAGAACAGAGAAACTCCTCGCCCATAGATACGGATGAGGCTGTTTGTGAAAGCTTCAACACCCCGCTATCCATACCATCATGATCTATTGTCATTTCAAAGATACTGGAGGACATTTCCTAAATAAGCCCGTCTATCTCTTCTGAAGTCTGTGAATACAGCGTAAAGCAGTGGTTAGTGTTACCGTCTGCGTCTAACAACCAGTGCCAAAAATTACAAAGAAACTTCACTAATGGTTCTTGCAACACAGTAAGAAAGTGCCACCAAAGAGATAAAATTACAAGCTGTATATATTACGAAAAGTCCTTCATCTACGTCTTCCGCTTGCTCTATCCCTTGGCGAAAAACAGAATGTATGCATATTcagagaatttttcacgATGCCTGCCCCCACATTTACTTACCTGATCAAGAGCAGATCTATTTCCTTTGCGCAGGGGGTTGCATGTGGGAGGAACTGGCCGGAGGCAGCCGAAAGAAAGttcacaaaaaaaataataggTACAGGTCGTAGAGAAACAGCGTGGAGGGGATGTGGGAGCCAGCGAGCATAAGGCAGCGAAAAACCGCAGCGGAATAAAtttctctttattttcttgatttgtCCCTGGCGGCCGGGTCATTCGGTACCACGACTTATACCCGTACGGATGTGTCTGGGTGTATATGGTGTCCGGGTATCTCGGGTGTGGTGTGCCTTTCGTATCTAGTGAGTGATccaaagaaggaaaggTCTGGTCGATTGGGGTTACATTGTCCACGCAGTTCCGGTGTCAGGTACAGGTGTCAAAGGGATTAAATCTGAACACTTCATGTACCGAAATCGATGTGTTAACAGGGTCGAAACGGGCCCCTGCGATAAGACGTGGAATTTTTGACTAAGCATTCGACGCTTAAGATGGTCAATCTGAAGGAGTGTGCGTAATCATGGATAAAAACGTTTGCATCTTAAGAAACAGCGAACCAAGGAACAAGAAAGATTGAtcataaatttttatatacataaatAAAGTGAAATAACAAGGAGAAGGGTGAATATTCTGTCTTACTGTCTGCGGGCCTAGTGATGGGACCTCATAGGACAGGTGGTTTTCACTACCCAAGAGCTAGAGTGCCGTCATTCCGTAAAATTACAATGCTTATTAGAGGACATTCTTTGTTTTGCGAAACCTAATCCTCAGCGGTTACGGAACCATcctttttcatctttctGTTCTCAATACATATTATTGCAGCGTAGATATGAAGTAGGTATAGCGGCATAAGGACGTCACGTTCTCCATTATTCACGCTGAGCCTACACCTGCTTCCATTGCTACCCCATCAAGCGTAGAATCTACAAAACTGCCTCAAGAGATGTTGacagagaagaagaaaataattgTTACTGACAGGACCTATAACtgtcactttttttttcacgcAGTTATGTGCGCTCCTT is part of the Saccharomyces paradoxus chromosome XIV, complete sequence genome and harbors:
- the MPF1 gene encoding Mpf1p (similar to YNL144C) — encoded protein: MSSSIFEMTIDHDGMDSGVLKLSQTASSVSMGEEFLCSSNTSTSILDSPLPKVTFNHIDSITDIDTNVMNEIVRPRSEVDVDMVDNNMLYCIDPYPVQPPCYESANPSKVIRYPIYEHCRPCLTSVKPPSYTPSVEHYTVVSMKMEKLSPFENATSRLWNNFILQINSTQINFFFIDESLTKHIKNYRGGDIFDPSHHSKNASDRHHSARSLLNAFTTKTTYQFDKYDKERICGEIAQNERRFLSNERLSKSYSLQCAKVGLPIDYSSRDFVLRMRCEGQQFLIQFSHVDELIYWAMYLNMGISLSLDLELREMPTYRSVPRRRHPRTRRLKQHNKNKNKGKGKQSSDRNDSQPHSLLLRRSHTSSVVTKVATAKERPTNKSRSRSLSLLHPPVSDESCDTDGPTNSGSLARESSQGELCGLFTSKLRNFFKTDSSSRKNSNMNIGQKRRSSELNSVQEEIDDNGDTTNTNTSALSPTFSPVAHSVFTLQSSIHENFRSRSSSNPMDPLHCDRSVLKTKIPEPQYEGPRRSSVSNFSERTIREEELNNGGEDEDDDEEDVNYEEDDEDGYVEDDDINRLMYLDERQSHYENANVQYGTIFSTRNFSVANCMNHDFPKRLSLKCGIKRGFSDDSKWAPAAQLVSRKRYIKDSLRCIKPLTEDHPWVGKIIFKPALPPTFETNNPPIRTCGGESSTDLMLVKNHYLKPYIVGSCGFLKTGLKLFHSYGKTNELTNL
- the LSM7 gene encoding Sm-like protein LSM7 (Lsm (Like Sm) protein~similar to YNL147W); the protein is MHQQQHSKSENKPQQQRKKFEGPKREAILDLAKYKDSKIRVKLMGGKLVIGVLKGYDQLMNLVLDDTVEYMSNPDDENNTELISKNARKLGLTVIRGTILVSLSSAEGSDVLYMQN
- a CDS encoding uncharacterized protein (similar to YNL146W) encodes the protein MSNTKHTTSHHIEFKRIINLALLFIIIALISRNSVYFKTALQELISRFYRNNSDSVGNNRGPISIFSENLIDFDDVNMVDKTRLLVFLFFCFIITIPFMV